From the genome of Lotus japonicus ecotype B-129 chromosome 6, LjGifu_v1.2, one region includes:
- the LOC130724376 gene encoding uncharacterized protein LOC130724376 — MARQVNRRLETMTPKTQNLTQDDSSGIPRPITTLPTGTVIRQTFYVSDPNDPDKSGLAIRLAFKNISKSNCSKEICCMWGSMVADMAPPLTGEVKEALKKIGLDPLEENLTTNHTQCSELPDMTLPALLVTA; from the exons ATGGCTAGACAAGTTAACCGCAG GTTGGAGACCATGACTCCTAAAACTCAGAATTTGACTCAAGATGATTCTTCTGGAATTCCACGTCCAATTACAACGCTTCCTACTGGAACAGTGATTCGGCAGACCTTTTATGTGTCCGATCCCAATGATCCTGACAAATCTGGGCTTGCTATCCGGTTAGCCTTCAAGAATATCAGTAAATCGAACTGCTCAAAAGAGATTTGTTGTATGTGGGGCTCTATGGTGGCCGACATGGCCCCGCCACTTACCGgagaagtcaaagaagcattgaAGAAAATTGGTTTGGATCCTTTGGAGGAGAATTTGACAACCAATCATACCCAATGCAGCGAACTGCCTGACATGACTTTGCCTGCTCTTCTTGTCACTGCCTGA
- the LOC130726707 gene encoding uncharacterized protein LOC130726707: MCSSSLRIGGRSLVPCLPYVGVWSCWSSPWRCQVLLLQGHSPESSRRGRSISFDGVPSLVPREFPFLLFEEPQLREAELVEAELVEADPVEAELVEAELVERVILERVFVEAELVDPEVAGGGVGESDFITLVMWDPLLCIC, translated from the exons Atgtgttcatcatccctgaggataggagggaggagcttagtgccgtg tctgccatacgtaggggtgtggagttgttggagcagtccCTGGAGGTGCCAGGTGCTCTTGCTCCAGGGACACAGCCCTGAATCCTCACGGAGAGGGCGCTCGATCTCTTTCGACGGAGTTCCTTCGTTGGTACCCAGGGAGTTTCCTTTTCTGCTATTCGAGGAGCCGCAGCTgcgggaggcagagctcgtggaggcagagctcgtggaggcagaccccgtggaggcggagctcgtggaggcagagctcgtggagagggTGATCCTGGAGAGGGTGTTCGTGGAGGCCGAGCTCGTGGACCCAGAGGTCGCAGGGGGCGGGGTCGGGGAGAGtgattttattacacttgttatgtgggatccattattatgtatatgttag
- the LOC130725583 gene encoding uncharacterized protein LOC130725583: protein MEQDPNPFLRHCKGQSNNSGSSRPLIPGPAGAIQAAMYARRSTPNTPLIPTQEIVRRVLDHGSTETDPDFNSHAWLSALQEWGIATPLGSLTANVERVENVVAVIKSCTPNGFGDAKVTLKDPTGAVDASIHRKAFTHSEFANDITVGSVLVLQKV from the exons ATGGAACAAGACCCAAATCCATTCCTCCGCCATTGCAAAGGTCAAAGCAACAACTCtggcagctctcgtcctctcattcctggcccggctggcgccatccaggctgccatgtatgcCCGTAGATCCACCCCTAACACACCACTCATTCCGACCCAGGAAATCGTGAGGCGTGTGCTAGATCATGgatcaaccgaaaccgatcctgatttcaactcacatgcttggctatcagccctgcaagagtggggaatagccactccgctgggctctctgacagcgaacgttgagagggtggagaatgttgttgctgttatcaaatcttgcactcccaatgggtttggagatgcgaaagttaccctcaag GACCCCACGGGTGCTGTTGATGCTAGCATCCACCGCAAGGCCTTTACTCACAGTGAATTTGCGAatgacataactgttggatctgttctcgttctccaaaaggtctaA